In Danaus plexippus chromosome 19, MEX_DaPlex, whole genome shotgun sequence, the following are encoded in one genomic region:
- the LOC116767838 gene encoding vacuolar protein sorting-associated protein 33B isoform X1 — MDQPLSLKLASLCQISQYKLEHILSQCGEKADLIIDPVLIKPLERICGVTWLRQHGIDKIYKMDPQLGSTSNTRRIYFIPACIKKYKCVLDQISSLLSLNPAQADAKCFNIIIVPKFVCTFDSILENKGLYEIVKLHSFSWELMRLDDQLLSLEVPFLYKQLYVEKNQSLLSSIAMSLWSLFHVIGKPKCLMSLGKMSSSVLDLLEVYNETFTRDFVSNNTDDIGAVLVIDRDQDYSSSLLTPATYSGLLSEIFNINCGHLELNVKETKLKKGKLNFTTSKDETAKTAVMSLDSSIDHLYGEIKHRHFSEVLSVLSSKAKLLKNEDIKALGIQEMKQFVATKLQQVTLFKQNLVNHVLASETIISEMNNKFENLTLTESEMLNNRNKRANFTYIDEHFGTDVHMHNSLRLMCLLSLTQGLTYEEYNSLVHKYLLAFGYKFLYVFNNLITSGLLVQPSSPKLSLSNLSNLSDRLPKWQTEFQTVANKLKQLPTKSESAKSPSYVFNGGYIPLVAVICNALLTSESLAELLTKLSALDDLKIGGSSVDKAKRGMESLNEKITNSNTKTDSEYGYRDAKTLLKTLKGDSRTMFTLKPRTVLVYMIGGVTYAEVAACDVIQSVTGSRIIIASDCIASGSDLIAANMMS; from the exons ATGGATCAACCACTCTCTTTAAAGTTGGCTTCTTTGTGTCAAATATCCCAGTATAAATTGGAGCACATCCTGTCCCAATGCGGGGAAAAAGCCGATTTAATCATTGATCCTGTTCTTATAAAGCCACTGGAGAGAATATGTGGAGTGACTTGGCTCAG gcAACAtggtatagataaaatatataaaatggacCCACAACTTGGATCTACATCTAATACGAGAAGGATATACTTTATACCAGCTTGTATCAAGAAATACAAATGTGTGTTGGATCAGATATCATCACTTCTCAGCCTAAACCCAGCTCAAGCCGATGCcaagtgttttaatattattatagtgcCTAAATTCGTATGTACTTTCGATTCCATATTAGAGAATAAGGGTTTATATGAAATAGTCAAGCTACATTCATTCTCATGGGAATTGATGAGGTTGGATGATCAGCTCTTGAGCCTGGAGGTGCCTTTCCTTTATAAACAATTGTATGtggaaaaaaatcaatcattGTTGTCGAGTATTGCTATGTCTTTGTGGAGCTTATTTCATGTTATCGGCAAACCTAAATGTTTGATGTCATTGGGAAAGATGTCATCAAGCGTTTTAGACCTACTTGAAGTATATAACGAGACCTTCACTAGAGACTTTGTTAGTAACAATACTGATGATATCGGAGCAGTTCTCGTTATAGATAGAGATCAGGATTATTCTTCCAGTCTACTAACACCGGCTACTTATAGTGGACTGTTAAgtgaaattttcaatataaactgTGGTCATCTAGAGCTTAATGTGAAAGAAACAAAGTTGAAGAAGGGCAAGCTTAATTTTACCACATCTAAAGATGAAACAGCCAAAACCGCAGTCATGTCGTTAGACAGCTCTATTGATCATTTGTACGGTGAAATAAAGCATAGGCATTTCTCTGAAGTTTTAAGCGTGTTGAGTTCAAAGGCGAAGCTTCTCAAGAACGAGGATATCAAGGCTCTCGGAATACAAGAAATGAAACAGTTTGTTGCGACTAAATTGCAACAAGTTACACTGTTCAAGCAGAATCTAGTGAATCACGTGTTGGCCAGCGAGACGATAATATCAGAAATgaacaataaatttgaaaacttaACTTTAACGGAGAGTGAAATGCtcaataatagaaataaaagggCCAATTTCACTTACATCGATGAACACTTTGGCACGGATGTCCACATGCATAACTCCTTAAGACTAATGTGCTTGTTAAGTTTAACCCAAGGTCTGACTTACGAGGAGTACAATTCGCTTGTACACAAGTACCTATTAGCATTCGGCtacaagtttttatatgttttcaaCAATTTGATAACATCCGGTTTACTCGTACAACCTTCCAGCCCAAAATTGTCATTGTCCAATCTCAGCAATTTAAGCGACAGATTGCCTAAATGGCAGACTGAGTTCCAAACGGTGGCCAACAAATTGAAACAATTGCCGACCAAGTCAGAGAGTGCAAAGTCTCCGAGCTACGTGTTCAACGGCGGCTACATACCTCTCGTAGCTGTTATATGTAACGCACTATTGACATCGGAATCCTTAGCTGAACTCCTGACGAAACTATCAGCGCTCGATGATCTTAAAATCGGCGGCAGTTCAGTAGACAAAGCGAAACGAGGTATGGAGAGcttaaacgaaaaaataacGAATTCAAACACGAAAACCGATTCGGAATATGGCTACAGGGATGCTAAGACCCTGTTAAAGACGCTGAAAGGAGACAGCAGAACAATGTTTACTTTGAAGCCTAGAACAGTGCTGGTTTATATGATCGGGGGGGTGACGTATGCGGAAGTAGCCGCCTGTGACGTCATTCAGTCCGTAACAGGAAGCAGGATCATTATAGCCAGCGACTGTATAGCGAGCGGCAGCGACCTGATCGCCGCTAATAT GATGAGCTGA
- the LOC116767838 gene encoding vacuolar protein sorting-associated protein 33B isoform X2, whose product MDQPLSLKLASLCQISQYKLEHILSQCGEKADLIIDPVLIKPLERICGVTWLRQHGIDKIYKMDPQLGSTSNTRRIYFIPACIKKYKCVLDQISSLLSLNPAQADAKCFNIIIVPKFVCTFDSILENKGLYEIVKLHSFSWELMRLDDQLLSLEVPFLYKQLYVEKNQSLLSSIAMSLWSLFHVIGKPKCLMSLGKMSSSVLDLLEVYNETFTRDFVSNNTDDIGAVLVIDRDQDYSSSLLTPATYSGLLSEIFNINCGHLELNVKETKLKKGKLNFTTSKDETAKTAVMSLDSSIDHLYGEIKHRHFSEVLSVLSSKAKLLKNEDIKALGIQEMKQFVATKLQQVTLFKQNLVNHVLASETIISEMNNKFENLTLTESEMLNNRNKRANFTYIDEHFGTDVHMHNSLRLMCLLSLTQGLTYEEYNSLVHKYLLAFGYKFLYVFNNLITSGLLVQPSSPKLSLSNLSNLSDRLPKWQTEFQTVANKLKQLPTKSESAKSPSYVFNGGYIPLVAVICNALLTSESLAELLTKLSALDDLKIGGSSVDKAKRGMESLNEKITNSNTKTDSEYGYRDAKTLLKTLKGDSRTMFTLKPRTVLVYMIGGVTYAEVAACDVIQSVTGSRIIIASDCIASGSDLIAANM is encoded by the exons ATGGATCAACCACTCTCTTTAAAGTTGGCTTCTTTGTGTCAAATATCCCAGTATAAATTGGAGCACATCCTGTCCCAATGCGGGGAAAAAGCCGATTTAATCATTGATCCTGTTCTTATAAAGCCACTGGAGAGAATATGTGGAGTGACTTGGCTCAG gcAACAtggtatagataaaatatataaaatggacCCACAACTTGGATCTACATCTAATACGAGAAGGATATACTTTATACCAGCTTGTATCAAGAAATACAAATGTGTGTTGGATCAGATATCATCACTTCTCAGCCTAAACCCAGCTCAAGCCGATGCcaagtgttttaatattattatagtgcCTAAATTCGTATGTACTTTCGATTCCATATTAGAGAATAAGGGTTTATATGAAATAGTCAAGCTACATTCATTCTCATGGGAATTGATGAGGTTGGATGATCAGCTCTTGAGCCTGGAGGTGCCTTTCCTTTATAAACAATTGTATGtggaaaaaaatcaatcattGTTGTCGAGTATTGCTATGTCTTTGTGGAGCTTATTTCATGTTATCGGCAAACCTAAATGTTTGATGTCATTGGGAAAGATGTCATCAAGCGTTTTAGACCTACTTGAAGTATATAACGAGACCTTCACTAGAGACTTTGTTAGTAACAATACTGATGATATCGGAGCAGTTCTCGTTATAGATAGAGATCAGGATTATTCTTCCAGTCTACTAACACCGGCTACTTATAGTGGACTGTTAAgtgaaattttcaatataaactgTGGTCATCTAGAGCTTAATGTGAAAGAAACAAAGTTGAAGAAGGGCAAGCTTAATTTTACCACATCTAAAGATGAAACAGCCAAAACCGCAGTCATGTCGTTAGACAGCTCTATTGATCATTTGTACGGTGAAATAAAGCATAGGCATTTCTCTGAAGTTTTAAGCGTGTTGAGTTCAAAGGCGAAGCTTCTCAAGAACGAGGATATCAAGGCTCTCGGAATACAAGAAATGAAACAGTTTGTTGCGACTAAATTGCAACAAGTTACACTGTTCAAGCAGAATCTAGTGAATCACGTGTTGGCCAGCGAGACGATAATATCAGAAATgaacaataaatttgaaaacttaACTTTAACGGAGAGTGAAATGCtcaataatagaaataaaagggCCAATTTCACTTACATCGATGAACACTTTGGCACGGATGTCCACATGCATAACTCCTTAAGACTAATGTGCTTGTTAAGTTTAACCCAAGGTCTGACTTACGAGGAGTACAATTCGCTTGTACACAAGTACCTATTAGCATTCGGCtacaagtttttatatgttttcaaCAATTTGATAACATCCGGTTTACTCGTACAACCTTCCAGCCCAAAATTGTCATTGTCCAATCTCAGCAATTTAAGCGACAGATTGCCTAAATGGCAGACTGAGTTCCAAACGGTGGCCAACAAATTGAAACAATTGCCGACCAAGTCAGAGAGTGCAAAGTCTCCGAGCTACGTGTTCAACGGCGGCTACATACCTCTCGTAGCTGTTATATGTAACGCACTATTGACATCGGAATCCTTAGCTGAACTCCTGACGAAACTATCAGCGCTCGATGATCTTAAAATCGGCGGCAGTTCAGTAGACAAAGCGAAACGAGGTATGGAGAGcttaaacgaaaaaataacGAATTCAAACACGAAAACCGATTCGGAATATGGCTACAGGGATGCTAAGACCCTGTTAAAGACGCTGAAAGGAGACAGCAGAACAATGTTTACTTTGAAGCCTAGAACAGTGCTGGTTTATATGATCGGGGGGGTGACGTATGCGGAAGTAGCCGCCTGTGACGTCATTCAGTCCGTAACAGGAAGCAGGATCATTATAGCCAGCGACTGTATAGCGAGCGGCAGCGACCTGATCGCCGCTAATAT GTAG
- the LOC116768132 gene encoding probable isocitrate dehydrogenase [NAD] subunit alpha, mitochondrial isoform X3, producing MAARIIRKIIPAGRAGSAQYSTGVRKVTLIPGHGIGPEITVAVQKIFEAAKVPIEWDEVDVTAVRGPDGKFGIPQRAIDSVNANKIGLKGPLMTPVGKGYRSLNLALRKEFDLYANVRPCKSLDGIKTLYDNVDVVTIRENTEGEYSGIEHEIVDGVVQSIKLITEEASKRVAEFAFTFARDNKRKKVTAVHKANIMRMSDGLFLRCCRELATQFPDIKFEERYLDTVCLNMVQDPSKFDVLVMPNLYGDIMSDMCSGLVGGLGLTPSGNIGKNGALFESVHGTAPDIAGKDLANPTALLLSAIMMLRHLQLNEHADRVQNACHEVLREGKSLTGDLGGTGKCSEFTNAIISKLK from the exons atGGCAGCgagaataataagaaaaatc ATCCCCGCGGGCCGGGCTGGTTCCGCTCAATACAGCACGGGGGTCCGTAAGGTGACACTCATCCCTGGACACGGGATCGGCCCCGAGATCACGGTAGCTGTACAGAAAATATTCGAAGCCGCCAAAGTACCCATTGAATGGGACGAGGTGGACGTGACAGCTGTTAGA GGTCCGGATGGCAAATTCGGTATTCCCCAACGTGCCATTGATTCTGTCAATGCCAACAAGATAGGCCTCAAAGGTCCCCTGATGACCCCAGTGGGTAAAGGATACAGGTCGTTGAACTTGGCTTTAAGAAAAGAGTTTGATCTGTATGCCAATGTGAGGCCTTGCAAGAGTTTAGACGG CATCAAGACCCTGTACGACAACGTGGACGTGGTGACCATCAGGGAGAACACGGAGGGAGAGTACTCCGGCATAGAACACGAGATAGTGGACGGCGTGGTTCAGTCCATCAAGCTCATCACAGAGGAGGCCAGCAAGAGAGTGGCGGAGTTTGCGTTCACCTTCGCCAGGGACAACAAGCGGAAGAAGGTCACCGCCGTGCACAAAGCCAACATCAT GCGTATGTCGGACGGCCTGTTCCTGCGCTGCTGCCGCGAGCTGGCCACGCAGTTCCCTGACATCAAGTTCGAGGAGCGCTACCTGGACACCGTCTGCCTCAACATGGTCCAGGACCCGTCCAAATTTGACGTACTC GTGATGCCGAATCTGTACGGAGACATCATGTCGGACATGTGCTCCGGCCTGGTGGGGGGCCTCGGCCTCACGCCGTCCGGGAACATCGGCAAGAACGGAGCCCTGTTTGAATCG gtCCACGGCACGGCCCCGGACATCGCTGGGAAGGATTTGGCCAATCCTACAGCTTTACTCCTCTCCGCTATCATGATGTTAAGGCATTTACAGCTCAACGAACACGCGGATAGAGTCCAAAACGCCTGCCACGAGGTCCTGCGCGAGGGCAAATCTCTCACCGGTGATCTCGGCGGCACAGGAAAATGCAGTGAATTCACTAACGCCatcatatcaaaattaaaataa
- the LOC116768132 gene encoding probable isocitrate dehydrogenase [NAD] subunit alpha, mitochondrial isoform X1, with translation MSKNYINALLKPFRENKVVSSILKLFESGSNNPSGGVVGVKNEIPAGRAGSAQYSTGVRKVTLIPGHGIGPEITVAVQKIFEAAKVPIEWDEVDVTAVRGPDGKFGIPQRAIDSVNANKIGLKGPLMTPVGKGYRSLNLALRKEFDLYANVRPCKSLDGIKTLYDNVDVVTIRENTEGEYSGIEHEIVDGVVQSIKLITEEASKRVAEFAFTFARDNKRKKVTAVHKANIMRMSDGLFLRCCRELATQFPDIKFEERYLDTVCLNMVQDPSKFDVLVMPNLYGDIMSDMCSGLVGGLGLTPSGNIGKNGALFESVHGTAPDIAGKDLANPTALLLSAIMMLRHLQLNEHADRVQNACHEVLREGKSLTGDLGGTGKCSEFTNAIISKLK, from the exons ATGTCGAAGAATTACATAAATGCTCTTTTGAAGCCTTTTCGTGAGAATAAAGTTGTATCAagtatactaaaattattcgaGTCGGGCTCAAATAATCCTTCGGGAGGGGTTGTGGGTGTGAAAAATGAg ATCCCCGCGGGCCGGGCTGGTTCCGCTCAATACAGCACGGGGGTCCGTAAGGTGACACTCATCCCTGGACACGGGATCGGCCCCGAGATCACGGTAGCTGTACAGAAAATATTCGAAGCCGCCAAAGTACCCATTGAATGGGACGAGGTGGACGTGACAGCTGTTAGA GGTCCGGATGGCAAATTCGGTATTCCCCAACGTGCCATTGATTCTGTCAATGCCAACAAGATAGGCCTCAAAGGTCCCCTGATGACCCCAGTGGGTAAAGGATACAGGTCGTTGAACTTGGCTTTAAGAAAAGAGTTTGATCTGTATGCCAATGTGAGGCCTTGCAAGAGTTTAGACGG CATCAAGACCCTGTACGACAACGTGGACGTGGTGACCATCAGGGAGAACACGGAGGGAGAGTACTCCGGCATAGAACACGAGATAGTGGACGGCGTGGTTCAGTCCATCAAGCTCATCACAGAGGAGGCCAGCAAGAGAGTGGCGGAGTTTGCGTTCACCTTCGCCAGGGACAACAAGCGGAAGAAGGTCACCGCCGTGCACAAAGCCAACATCAT GCGTATGTCGGACGGCCTGTTCCTGCGCTGCTGCCGCGAGCTGGCCACGCAGTTCCCTGACATCAAGTTCGAGGAGCGCTACCTGGACACCGTCTGCCTCAACATGGTCCAGGACCCGTCCAAATTTGACGTACTC GTGATGCCGAATCTGTACGGAGACATCATGTCGGACATGTGCTCCGGCCTGGTGGGGGGCCTCGGCCTCACGCCGTCCGGGAACATCGGCAAGAACGGAGCCCTGTTTGAATCG gtCCACGGCACGGCCCCGGACATCGCTGGGAAGGATTTGGCCAATCCTACAGCTTTACTCCTCTCCGCTATCATGATGTTAAGGCATTTACAGCTCAACGAACACGCGGATAGAGTCCAAAACGCCTGCCACGAGGTCCTGCGCGAGGGCAAATCTCTCACCGGTGATCTCGGCGGCACAGGAAAATGCAGTGAATTCACTAACGCCatcatatcaaaattaaaataa
- the LOC116768132 gene encoding probable isocitrate dehydrogenase [NAD] subunit alpha, mitochondrial isoform X2, with translation MSKNYINALLKPFRENKVVSSILKLFESGSNNPSGGVVGVKNEIPAGRAGSAQYSTGVRKVTLIPGHGIGPEITVAVQKIFEAAKVPIEWDEVDVTAVRGPDGKFGIPQRAIDSVNANKIGLKGPLMTPVGKGYRSLNLALRKEFDLYANVRPCKSLDGIKTLYDNVDVVTIRENTEGEYSGIEHEIVDGVVQSIKLITEEASKRVAEFAFTFARDNKRKKVTAVHKANIMRMSDGLFLRCCRELATQFPDIKFEERYLDTVCLNMVQDPSKFDVLVMPNLYGDIMSDMCSGLVGGLGLTPSGNIGKNGALFESVHGTAPAIAGQDKANPTALLLSGVMMLRYMKLEDIADRIETACFTVLKEGRVLTEDLGGKSSCTEYTNEIIKHLY, from the exons ATGTCGAAGAATTACATAAATGCTCTTTTGAAGCCTTTTCGTGAGAATAAAGTTGTATCAagtatactaaaattattcgaGTCGGGCTCAAATAATCCTTCGGGAGGGGTTGTGGGTGTGAAAAATGAg ATCCCCGCGGGCCGGGCTGGTTCCGCTCAATACAGCACGGGGGTCCGTAAGGTGACACTCATCCCTGGACACGGGATCGGCCCCGAGATCACGGTAGCTGTACAGAAAATATTCGAAGCCGCCAAAGTACCCATTGAATGGGACGAGGTGGACGTGACAGCTGTTAGA GGTCCGGATGGCAAATTCGGTATTCCCCAACGTGCCATTGATTCTGTCAATGCCAACAAGATAGGCCTCAAAGGTCCCCTGATGACCCCAGTGGGTAAAGGATACAGGTCGTTGAACTTGGCTTTAAGAAAAGAGTTTGATCTGTATGCCAATGTGAGGCCTTGCAAGAGTTTAGACGG CATCAAGACCCTGTACGACAACGTGGACGTGGTGACCATCAGGGAGAACACGGAGGGAGAGTACTCCGGCATAGAACACGAGATAGTGGACGGCGTGGTTCAGTCCATCAAGCTCATCACAGAGGAGGCCAGCAAGAGAGTGGCGGAGTTTGCGTTCACCTTCGCCAGGGACAACAAGCGGAAGAAGGTCACCGCCGTGCACAAAGCCAACATCAT GCGTATGTCGGACGGCCTGTTCCTGCGCTGCTGCCGCGAGCTGGCCACGCAGTTCCCTGACATCAAGTTCGAGGAGCGCTACCTGGACACCGTCTGCCTCAACATGGTCCAGGACCCGTCCAAATTTGACGTACTC GTGATGCCGAATCTGTACGGAGACATCATGTCGGACATGTGCTCCGGCCTGGTGGGGGGCCTCGGCCTCACGCCGTCCGGGAACATCGGCAAGAACGGAGCCCTGTTTGAATCG GTTCATGGCACAGCCCCGGCCATAGCCGGCCAGGATAAGGCCAATCCCACAGCACTCCTCCTGTCCGGAGTCATGATGCTGAGATACATGAAGCTGGAAGACATCGCCGACAGAATAGAAACAGCCTGCTTCACCGTCCTCAAGGAAGGGAGAGTCCTCACCGAGGACCTCGGGGGAAAGAGCTCATGCACGGAGTACACCAACGAGATCATCAAACATCTGTACTAG
- the LOC116768131 gene encoding nucleolar protein 6: MVLLEMRNSVSEDDTESNILNENGKRPKDSDGQAKKRIKTKSLYRQPTANELNRLQETEQLFNSNLFRLQVEEVLEEVKVKEKTTKRFTEWFNNLKTYLLSITNDETEYDLSEKSFEDKLKIHIPLCREIQKTKVIFKFHKFQDVYVVGSYALGCGIKSKLIVDLQISVPAETYAKNDSINYKYHLKRAAYLAYIASYLGKYECIDEINYSYLNSETKPIITMKPSGKLGKAITVNLDLVCEAEAYKLHRFAPDRNNLRESWLLGNDKKDTNETLTPTPYYNSSVLRDLTANVNQEFLKQIILNSENLKQAIVLLKIWVRQRKLKVSGYIISMLVAYFVQNKRVNNIMSSYQIVRNIWIALKSSEWDVKGITLCKENSSLDDFHNHFPVVFLDRTGRYNILWELCKGTYYALRRESCLAIEILDNVKINSFIPLFMKPVTPLIQFDHIIGFRDLKIVKDAVISRAANTLKVNYGLDHLMMVANILYDLLMKGLGQRVDLVLQLVDHEFSWPINNVMESAKKNGYKERLSFGLILNPELVSSTVDRGPSADLPEAEQFRDFWGEKSELRRFQDGSITEACVWDGQGTVPKQIVDYLMKVKYDVFPVFHWSRLLSSLVPASSSSAAVRSSAAVLRSHLADLELPLDISSVQGVSAVFSSTEPAPPERRGERNPRRRGDSCLIKDQGDFRLPPYVPANRMVIELSHSGKWPGDIEAFRCLKAAFHLQIAEKLKSQFNLPTHARPEHLDVLQDGLVFRLRIAHAKEITLLRRELVRGVVTFRETDESIQLYCDTVIMPKLRGALHGLDRRYSAFAPTACLFKRWLSAHLLQVPGAVAELMVARTFLEPAPLVPPRDYDTGLYRVLNLLVEHDWGKDPLVVDFNGDMTREELSELETKYREISPRPHVFIVTPFDGECPGACSGGLAPEVTSRAVSLARAALEHVEEALQLMKDDLLGLFIPSLVGYDVIIHLVPSLVPRYSSRVGAGRPPPAHDDPGSAELIPVVEFNPVEFYLEELRSAYDEFAVFFNDPYGGDVIAVLWRPSVEDGRHLEVLNANALRPAAGGTETPYRVNLDAIVEDFKILGRGLVKEVVVNKN, from the exons ATGGTTTTACTC gaAATGAGAAATTCAGTGTCAGAGGACGATACCGAATCTAATATTCTGAATGAAAATGGTAAAAGGCCTAAAGATTCCGACGGTCAGGCTAAAAAGCGgattaaaactaaaagtttATACAGGCAACCGACAGCAAATGAATTGAATCGGCTTCAGGAAACGGAACAGCTTTTCAACTCCAATCTCTTCCGTCTTCAAGTCGAAGAAGTGCTCGAAGAAGTCAAAGTCAAAGAGAAAACCACGAAACGTTTCACGGAAtggtttaataatttgaaaacttaCTTACTTTCAATTACAAATGACGAAACAGAGTACGACTTGAGTGAAAAATCCTTTgaagacaaattaaaaattcacataCCGCTATGCAGAGagatacaaaaaacaaaagtcaTTTTCAAATTTCACAAATTCCAAGATGTATATGTTGTAGGATCATATGCTCTGGGGTGCggtataaaatcaaaattaatagtcGATTTGCAAATATCCGTCCCGGCGGAGACATACGCTAAAAACGACTCCATTAATTACAAGTACCATTTAAAACGCGCCGCTTACCTCGCTTATATTGCATCTTATTTGGGTAAATATGAATGTATTGACGAAATAAACTATTCTTATCTTAATAGTGAGACAAAACCAATCATAACGATGAAGCCAAGTGGTAAGCTCGGCAAAGCTATTACTGTAAATCTGGATTTGGTATGTGAGGCGGAAGCTTATAAACTTCATCGCTTTGCACCCGACCGAAATAATTTACGAGAATCTTGGCTTCTGGGAAACGATAAAAAGGATACCAATGAAACACTCACACCCACCCCGTACTATAACAGCAGTGTACTCAGAGATCTCACCGCCAATGTGAATCAGGaattcttaaaacaaataatacttaatagtgaaaatttaaaacaggcCATTGTTTTACTTAAGATCTGGGTGAGGCAGAGGAAGCTTAAAGTCTCCGGATATATCATTAGTATGTTGGTAGCATATTTTGTTCAAAACAAGAGGGTTAACAACATCATGAGCAGTTACCAGATAGTGAGGAACATCTGGATTGCTTTAA aATCATCTGAATGGGATGTCAAAGGAATAACGCTTTGCAAAGAAAATTCGTCTTTGGATGATTTCCACAACCATTTTCCTGTGGTTTTCCTTGATAGGACGGGACGCTATAACATATTGTGGGAATTATGCAAAGGGACTTACTACGCCCTGAGGCGGGAGAGCTGCCTGGCTATCGAGATACTTGACAATGTTaagattaatagttttattccaTTGTTCATGAAGCCGGTGACACCTCTCATTCAATTTGACCATATAATTGG TTTTAGAGACTTAAAAATTGTGAAAGATGCTGTTATATCACGAGCTGCGAACACATTGAAGGTGAACTATGGCCTGGATCATTTAATGATGGTTGCAAACATCCTATATGACTTACTGATGAAAGGTCTCGGGCAGAGAGTGGATTTGGTTCTACAATTAGTTGATCATGAATTCTCCTGGcccataaataatgttatggaGAGTGCTAAAAAAAATGG atATAAGGAGCGGCTTTCCTTTGGGTTAATTCTGAATCCTGAGTTGGTGTCGAGTACCGTTGATAGAGGTCCCTCCGCAGACCTGCCTGAGGCTGAGCAGTTCAG agatTTTTGGGGCGAGAAGTCCGAGCTACGTCGTTTCCAGGACGGGTCTATAACAGAGGCTTGTGTGTGGGACGGCCAGGGGACTGTTCCCAAGCAGATCGTGGATTACCTGATGAAGGTCAAATATG ACGTGTTTCCCGTGTTCCACTGGTCGCGCCTGCTGTCTTCTCTCGTGCCGGCTTCATCTTCGTCGGCCGCCGTTCGTTCATCAGCCGCAGTTCTCCGGAGTCATCTCGCGGACCTGGAACTGCCTTTGGACATCAGCTCTGTGCAAG GGGTGTCGGCCGTGTTCAGCAGCACGGAGCCCGCCCCTCCAGAGAGACGCGGCGAGCGTAACCCGCGACGCCGCGGAGATTCGTGTCTCATCAAGGACCAGGGTGACTTCAGACTGCCGCCTTACGTGCCCGCCAACAGGATGGTCATAGAACTAA GTCACAGCGGCAAGTGGCCGGGGGACATCGAGGCGTTCCGCTGTCTGAAAGCGGCGTTTCATTTGCAGATCGCTGAGAAGTTGAAGAGCCAGTTCAATCTGCCGACACACGCGCGTCCCGAGCACCTGGACGTGCTGCAAGATGGGCTGGTGTTCAGGCTGAGGATAGCACACGCTAAGGAGATCACCTTACTGAGGAGGGAGTTGGTGCGCGGAGTCGTCACGTTCAGAGAAACAGACGAGAGCATACAGCTGTACTGTGATACTGTCATCATGCCGAAACTGAGAGGCGCCTTGCACGG TCTAGACCGCAGATACTCGGCCTTCGCCCCCACGGCGTGTCTGTTCAAGCGCTGGTTGTCGGCGCACCTGCTGCAGGTCCCGGGTGCGGTGGCCGAGCTGATGGTCGCCCGCACGTTCCTGGAGCCCGCGCCGCTCGTTCCCCCACGAGACTACGACACCGGACTATACAGGGTGCTGAACCTCCTCGTAGAACATGACTGGGGCAAAGATCCGCTGGTGGTGGACTTCAACGGAGACATGACCC GTGAGGAGTTGTCCGAGCTGGAGACCAAGTACCGTGAGATCTCTCCCCGGCCGCACGTGTTCATCGTCACCCCGTTCGACGGCGAGTGTCCTGGAGCCTGCAGCGGGGGACTTGCACCGGAAGTGACGTCACGAGCCGTCTCACTGGCGCGAGCAGCGCTGGAGCACGTGGAGGAGGCGCTGCAGCTGATGAAAGACGATTTATTG GGCCTCTTCATCCCCTCCCTGGTGGGCTATGACGTCATCATCCACCTGGTCCCGTCCCTGGTGCCGCGGTACTCCAGCCGTGTAGGCGCCGGCCGCCCACCGCCAGCTCACGATGACCCCGGCTCCGCAGAACTGATACCGGTGGTGGAGTTCAACCCGGTGGAGTTCTATTTGGAGGAACTGAGA AGCGCCTACGATGAGTTCGCTGTGTTCTTCAATGACCCGTACGGCGGTGACGTCATCGCTGTGCTCTGGAGACCGTCTGTTGAAGACGGACGGCATCTGGAG GTACTGAACGCCAACGCACTGAGACCTGCGGCCGGCGGCACAGAGACCCCTTATAGAGTCAACTTGGACGCTATCGTGGAAGACTTTAAGATACTGGGCAGAGGACTCGTCAAGGAAGTTGTtgttaataagaattaa